In the Rhododendron vialii isolate Sample 1 chromosome 2a, ASM3025357v1 genome, AACGCCCCTAATTGTGCCAAAGCTTGGCAAATTTTTGTGTTTTGCCTCTGAATGATGTCTGCTTCACTGTTGATATGTATGTCAATTTTCGAAGAAATGTATTGGGTAGTGATTTTGTCACattcttttttgataatgccacgccctgcaagtgtattttttggtgcaaaaatacacttgcagagtgtggcattataaaaaaatggtgcggcaaaatcatttcccaatgTATTGCGCCTTGGTTTGGAATATCTCATCCCGAAAGGGGAGTTTCTGAAACAAACCTTTACCTAGTTCATCAGTTTCTACTCACTCTGCTTTTATGCTCATCTTAAACTGCAGAAACACAATACCACTGCGCATTTGACAGCGTAACATATCCTTTTGAAGTAACCAAGTTTTCCGGTGCACAATTCCTCGGTACCCAAATTCCTTCGAACATCAGTTCCTGTGCATTTTTGGCCGTTGGATCAAGTTAAAATTTTTATACcccttcaaattttcaaataatcTAATAACTAAAAACACACCGGAACTTGGGTACGCAGAAATTTCCGGGACTGAGGATTTGAGGGGAGTTTTTCAGTGCACAAATTCTTAAACCACCGTGTCGGAGTTTGTGTTTGGTCTTGGCAAAATTGTATTCTACGTACCAACATGTCGAGTGCTTGCAAGTTTGTAAAGTTTTAAGGTTGAGTTTAAACTTTTCAAAAGGAGTTCGAGGCTGCAAGCTTGGTGAATTGTTTTTAACGAATTGAAATTACAAAAAGCTCAAGGCTtgctttatcaaaaaaaaaaaaaagtaactcaATTTTCTGCCATTGAACCTCGCCCAAACTCGGACTACTTTGAGGTTGGGACCAAGAAAATTCTCAGTTGGTCGTCATTGTACACTTCAATCGGAAAGGTTAGGGGGTCAATCATTCCCGAAAGCAAAATTGATATTAATTCCCATGAATGAGGGCTATTCCCGTTAGTTATTTGTTCTCCTAACAGGCTTTCAGTTGGACTCTGTATGATTGTGGACTTTTTGTTTGATGTAATTCAATACTTTTACTCTTCTACCGGTTgaaaaagagagcaaaaaatTGTAGTCTATCTAGAAAGTAgggaaagattaattttgaaatcttttttttttccgcaatTTTGAAATCTCGAACATAGAAATCCGCTGTCATACTATTGTAGGGTTAGCTATTAGTTTTTAACTAATCTATATATAAAATACTTCGTGCAGATTGTGAACATAGCGTCAGGATGGCCGAGTGGTCTAAGGCGCCAGACTCAAGTTCTGGTTCTCGTGAGAGAGCGTGGGTTCAAATCCCACTTCTGACATTCTtgctgtttttgaaatttttgatagGGGGCTGGTTCTCACACAAAAGTCATAGTACAAGTTTTGCGTGAGATCCGTTTTGGAGTCACACGCaaataatcggagccgttcaaattatttaaaaatgtttttttaagagtttccATAAAAAATTACCTCATTTGCATATTGGTAAGTGCTTGATCGGCATATGTCTCTAAATTTGACAAGATTAAAACTGAATAGATCGAatggctccgatcatttgtgtgaaactcCAAAATAGTTTTGAATAGAATTTTGTGTGAGGGGAACCGACtcctttttgttattttctcatttCGAACTTGAAAAGGTTAGGCCTCTCTAACTAACTCGTGGATGTGAAAATTTTGAGCTCTGTAATTGATGTAAACACATGGTTTTTCGTTAAACCGTAATAATTCcaattaatttgaaaataaaacatCCCATGCAAGTGGAGTGTTAGCCGATCGAGTGGCAAACATCATGTATTCTCATGCATTTGATTGAAATTTAACCTTACTACTTATAACTAACACTCCCGTCTTTCGCAATTTTCTTGGATAAGCACTTTTACATCTACATTGTTCCAGGTAAGTTATTTTCCCAGCTTGAGCTCTGAATGAGGAGGAATCCTCACCTTCTCATCGCAGGGAAGAGAATTGGACAAATCCATTTCTCTAAGTCGTTTCGTTTTACTTtctaattcacaaaaaataaaaataaaaatcgttGCACGAGAATGGAGGATGCTGACAAACAGCCCTACAAAACGGTGTAGAGCGGCCGATTAGTGCCGCTCATCACGGCAattgacggctcggatcttaaccgagcaatggacggttcagatttctaTATTCTCAAATTCAATTTGAGCCGTTCGTACCGAAATAAACAACCAAATCGGCCTCTCTGCACCCGCTCAACAGGGAACTGCGCAACAGCACCCCCGAGTCGCTTTCGAGTTGGTTGGTTGTGTTGGTAGTGGTTGTGATGGTTGAATATATTCATGTGCAAGTGGGAAGGTGTAAACTAGCTTACAATATTATGGGTTCTTCCATTTTCAAGTTATATTTCGTAGAGAACATTAAtcatgtaaaaaattataaacatcGGATGCGATTAATGCCTGTTCGAAATgcattaatatatattttttaatatgggTTCGGCCGCACCGAATCAAACTCGTCAAACCCATTTGTAAAATAgttaaaattcattttaaaGCGTTGTTACTTGGCATCCAATTTTATGATTTTGACACAGCTAATTTTCTCGATGGGCTCTACACAATCAACAATTTTTATCCTTAAAATAAATTCCGCTCATGCCTCTGCTCTCACTTCACTGAACAATTAAAACTCTCCTCAGAAGCCAAATCATACActataatactccctccatcccaaaatgattgtccggtccgcaaaacggagtgtaaaaaataatacaatttttgcaagaaaaaattaaaaaaatttcaacaacttactagatatcaatgagtatttttaatttatgaaaaaagtttgaatttttacttgaaaaaattgcattatttttaagttatcgttttgcggaccggacaaacaatttgggacagagggagtagtaaaaATAACAAGGAGAAAAGGTTGCGTTTGCCGGGAGTCGAACCCGGGTCTATTGCTTGGAAGGCAATTATCCTAACCGTTGGACTACAAACGCCTTGATGATTAAAATCCagattttaatatataaattctTTGTGGATACCGTTGGACTAATTTAATGGTCCTTTAGCTCTTTTATACTTATCTTTCAAGTAGGATTTGAAACATCACTCAAGACATTGCATAACACATGCAAGTCCAAGGCGAAGGCAAACATGCATTACAGGAATGGGTTTCACCCAGGGACGTACAAGATGTGGAGCGACGTTAGTATCATAGTATGTAATTTACTCAAATTCAGCTTTGAGTCGCTCTAACTGGTCTTTTCTATGCCCTCTTGGGTCCTCCGCTTGCACCATTGGAAAACTAACACGGTTCAAACCAACTTCAACCGGGTAGCCCAAGACTCATGAAGAAAAACACATGATTAATGAAAGTAGTATCCATTTCTGACCGTGATAtaaaacttttttcctttttcttttttcgaacaAGGCAAATTCTGTTCTTCTACTAATCTAGGCGAAAGGCAATGGGGATGATGATGGGGTTTGAACCCTCACCTGGTGCAAGAAGTATAAGGCGCTTACTACTTGGCTGCCACTCCATTTGTTTCCAACTGATAAAACTGGCAACGATAAAATGTAAGACACAAGTATATATATCAAAACAGTTGAAATTGGGGAAGGGGAATAAGGTCCATTTGCATTGGGAGCTCATTTTAATCAATTCAAAGACTAAATTTGAGGACACATCTTAGCATCCAATTCCAAAACATAGTGGGCATGGTGGTAATTTcacacaaaagagaaaaagccgTGGCATGATTCTTATTTAGGTTTCTCTATCTTTCTGATTACTTTAGTTAGTTAATGGTGAACTTTTCTCAACAATGCTTTAAAAGGATCAGCCCAAGTGAATATATACCAATTCTGACTAACGTCATTAATCAGTGTCTGTTGGGGCCGAAAACTGCtaattgaagagaaaagggCATATCGGAAACCAGAACGGATTTGGCTAAGTGGACATGAGTAATAAGTGCTTATACTTTTCGATCGCATGTTTGAATCCTACGTACAATGGTCAAACATTCTAAATATTGGGACCACTGGAGAGTTTGCTTAATCGTTAACTTCAGGATCCCAAAATTTGTTGAGGTGCCTGCAAGCTGACCCGACGTCTAATTATTAAAAATTTGAGGGCATATTGGATGGCTGGACAATCTATCACTCCCCCTTTTCAATCATGTCCCTGAATATTGTCCCAGATATGAGAACCAAATTCCCACAAAAATTTCCCTGTCAATATATACCGTGGATTTTCCGTGGTTCACCTTTTATATGCAGTCAAAAATGCTTCTTCTATAATGGAACATTATGTGAAAATCCACGAAATAAGTGGAAGGATTTTAGACTTAAAAAAAGCACATTTTAAATATACAATTTGCCCTCATTATCTAGAGGTTGTAAATGAACAGCCCAGATCTAAGCACTCTCTCTCCTACTCAGCCGACCactctcctcctctttctcggcCTCTAAATCctgaccgtccaaaacacgtttagacggctcggatgcgcgtTCGAGTATCACGTGGACTATACCCTATGtgcaccaaaaaatttctccgtTTCCATAATACACCAATGCTTAATTTGTTCTTAATGCAGAATTGCAACCACCAAATTAAGTTGAAGGGACTTCTCCAAAATTTGTTACCTTAATGTGATTCAGAGAAAGGCAATgatggtgggattggtccctCATAGATAAGTCGGCATGCGCATAAGTTGGCTTAGACACCTCAATTGAGTTataaaataacagaaaaaagagaaaaggggtgagaaaattttgatttttaattatgtaAGTATCAAACAACGACTTCAAGAGTTTATGTTAAGACATGAGTGTCTATTTGAAACGACACAACCCTTGCTAAGGTAGTCAGTCGTTTTGACAATTATAATAACTGCTTGTCCAAAAACACCCATTTTAAATTCTACTTTTGGTCATCTAAAAGATGGAATCGCCCGAGGCGGGGCCGGGGTCCATGTCTGATTAGTTTAGTCCAATTAAATTATTGAGTCTGCGATTGATCTTCTGTGATGAGCCGTGTAATGTGTACAAGTACAACATGACACGCTTATAGACTTTATATATGCACATTCTGTGACTTTCATACCGTCGGCAACCATGTGTGGTCTTTATGCTCCCTGTGTGCtatttttgttgttcttttttaaaagtAGTACGTATAACTTTCAAAAACGtataactttcaaaaaagaaaataaggcaCTGCCGCGAGTGCAtagtttttatgaatttttggcaccaatttaaaaaaaatcacaattatttctttaatttgtgggaaaattaaaagtcaaaaaaatgaaaaaaaacttttgtatTTTTGGGTGTAAAATGTAGCTTGAttttcagaaaaacaaaaaaataaagtttttagGAGAAAAATATATAGCTAGTACTATATAGTAGTCATAATAAATACTTACAAGTTACTAGCGGAGTACTTAACTAAGTGGGATCAATAACCAAAAgaccggatcaaaaaaaaaaaaataaccaaaagacaATTACACTATCAAACAATGAGTCAAGTCTCAATCACATCCATACATTTTCTGGTATCAACCCTGAATTTACTTTTCACCTTTATGCCTAGAACATATTCTATTTCTTTTCCCttatttttgtctcaatcaaaAACAAGTTAGAAAGCCAAAAAGCAGCATATATGCtatttatatatatagctaTTCCAAATTAAgatatatattttctatttgagtTTTCCACCAAATAAAAGCTGGATGTGGGCTGTATTTGCCTACTTGCGCAAGGAAAATATATAATCTGTCAAATGGCATCAGATACACGTACTATATAATTCTTGGTCCATATATAAAAGAATGGTtatgtaagaagaagaaaactcaTGGGGGGAATAATAGAACAAATTCTGTAACTGATCGAGTCAAAAGGCTtgcaaataaaaacaaatagatCAAATTTTGAGGAATATATTGTCGGGTTTAAACTAGGGAAGGTTAACCCAGGCGTCGGTGCAGAGATAGTCACTTGGCAACTAAGAGCCTCATAAGCTCATGGTTTGCCGTTTTTCCTTCCAATGGTGTGCAATTAGTTTTTGTGTGACcactcaatatatatatatatatatatatatatatatatatatatatatatatatatatatatatatatatatatatatatatatatatatatatatgagtcctTTTCAGGTCCGGTCGCCCGGATTTTTTTATGATCCGGATTTGTGTCTTAgctcccatttcccgatcgatttaggatgatccgagccgctcaatgtgttcaaaacgtgattttaagggtactcgcgagaaaacagcaaaaaaaatgaccgggaagggcttgatctgagcacttttttctaaaccgttcaataaaaaaactatttgaatcaagcccttcccaattattttttttgggtgatttcTCTTGGATACCATTAAAATcagttctgatcacattgagcggctcggatcatcgcaaatcgatcggaaaatgaaaaatccggaccataaaAAAATCCGGGCGAGTGGACCTGAaaattactatatatatatggagtttTCCTAGCTCAGATTTAATTGGACCCTTTGCTAATGAACAGTGGGATTAATCTCCCAGATTAGTTGATCCATTAGACCTAATACTGAAATAATGTTAGAAATCTTGCTGGGAAATGTTGGTAACCTATAATCTTAGATCATAATATAAAGTCTCTACGTACATAGCATCAGAGCAGCAGGGGGTCGATCTATTCTATcttacattttaaaaattcaattcatatCGACAGACCCAACAAAAAGACTATACTGCACGATGATAGATTCAAAAAGATACTACACGTGACAAACTTTAAACGTGGCAACACATGAGAGGATGTTAAAAGAATACAATCCCCTAGCAGGTGGTAAACATAGGAAGGAGGATTATGAGATACTATGCCTAACAGATAAAGCAATAATTGAGGCCAACAACCCTAATGACATTCCACGTGAAGAAAGTGAAGATGCATGGCTACGTACTACTCCAGTTCCTAGTCCCATATATTCCTCTATCTTCAAACCTCTTTTTTTAGCACAATAATCTATAATATATTGTGCAGTTCTAATATACATAACACATACATTAGGTTATTGTTTTAATGGGAATACTGTACTAATGTGTATTTTTGCATGCATGGGAAAAGATGGCACACGCACAAGTACTTGTACGAGTTGAAAGAACAATTAAGTTCTTGTAGTTTTTGGGGGCCTAAAGTGATAATTAAAGATGGGCTCCCCCTTTTTGTTAGACTattaaaaatggtacaaaatgGGAGGGCACCCTAATTAGTTCGTAAATTTTGGGGGCCTAAAGCGGCCCCACATTATTCTTTAACTCAAGGCCAGCTCTGGGTAGCAAGAGATGATCGACCTGACCCTGGGAATCGTAATACTTGACAATAGATGAGCATCAACCCTAAATTGCTCTTCATCAGCACAATTGTTATTCTTGTGATTACCAGTATTATAGCCTAATTAAGGAGGAAGACAATTAATTGGCGCGAAAAAATGTGGCGACTAAAGCCGTGTGCATGCAGTGGCGCCATGCAATAGCAGATTCTAATTCTTCGAACCATGCATATTGCTGCATTATTGAAATTAAGCATCTACTTATCCAACTTACTTAGCTCCATTATATCTCTTTCTTCCAACTATCAAGGCCGGCATTATTCTGTTTTCTATATATGCTTTCTTACCATCAACTTATAGCGCCATTCCTCCTCGGATGCTCCCCCtctctaaaatcactttctcACTCCATCCCACTCTAATTTCATCTCAAAAATCTCCAAACCCTAACTATTTCTCAATTCTCTTCttgtcttttcctttccttttctgacAATATTACGGGGGCGGTAGAGGCCGAAGAAAGGCTACGAAAAGATTTGGAAAAGCTTGTATTTGATCGATATCCGAGATTCATCATCATGAATGGGAAAAAGGGTAGTTTTGAGATCAACATTCCCGCGATTGCCAAGGGTAAGACGAGGCTGGAAACCGGGAAGAAATCCGGCGAGGAAACGGGTTTCCTGTATTTGAAAGATGGGATTTGGAGTGTTTGGGTGTTTTGCAAAGAAGACACAAATAGGGTAGTGTTTGCATTGAAAGTGGGGTTGGCTGTCCTGCTGGTGTCTTTGCTCATACTGTTCAGAGCACCGTATGAAGTGTTTGGTGAAAGCATCATATGGTCCATCCTCACTGTTGCCATCATGTTTGAATACACTGTTGGTACGTACACGAGTGCCATTATATATACAAGtttccgttccgctaaggttcttgtTTTCAAGCGTTTATTTATCGTTTAACGAGACAAGTTATTTCTCTtgcaatacatcacctttaattcaaaaaataagtacttatttcatgtagcgaaacggggccttagagATTCTTGTGCATGCATGGATAAGGAACATTCTACTGTCTACATGCATATGTAATAGATACATAAGTTTGGAAACCCTGCAAATATGGGATCAAAAGTTGGGAAACCATGCAATCACGCATGggcaataaagtttttttttttttttccatgcatTTGAAAGAGCTTCTTactcttcaaatttcaaaggGGAGAAGCAAAATTTGAAAGGTCAAATATTGTTTGAGGTATCTGCCGACATAAAAATGCTGAGCTTTTTTAATACataaacgtttttttttttttttgtatctgttaaagggaaaaagtttcagtgccgggtggtggtgcctgctcggcgaatccgagccgtccattgcgtttttggatggctcagatttggagagagaaaaatgagagagtaagtgctggggtgagaggagagagagagtttcaatccgagccgtccaaaagtgtattggatggcCCAGATGTGCCGAGCAGGTACCACGTGGGACATACCCGCCCgacaccaaaaaatttctcccgTTAAAGATGCTCTGAGTTCACGAATTTAAGCTAACCTACTTTCAATTTAGTTGGAAAGAGAGGATGCATACTaagctgaaaaaaaaaaggagatgcTATATATTCTGCCAAAATTTTCATGCATAGATAGTGGAATCTTTATTGAAGTGATCATGTGACATTGAGATCTTATAAGCtatgttttcaaaattgttttgaattAGGTGCAACATTTAATCGAGGATTCAATCGAGCACTGGGAAGCTTGTTGGCAGGAATATTAGCCATTGGTGTAGCTCAGCTAGCCTTACGCACGGGCAGAATCGCCGAGCCTATTATCATCGGAATCAGTATCTTTATCATTGGTACGTGATCCATCGTCCTCGTTTTTTTCGAAACAAGAAATGGTATGGTGATCACATTCGCGCAATACTTTTGACTATCGTTTGATGTGGGCGCTAGATGTGGGCGCTATATATGGTACGACCATATCACCTGCTCTTAGGTTTTAAATAGCACGTCATATATCACTTGATGGGCCCCGGCAAAATATATGTGAACAACGTAACCATTTTTGGATATTATGTGATGTTTACGTAAtactaaagaagaaaaaaatcgTATGATTTTGCTGACAATATTGCTCTGTTCTTATACATGGATTGAAGGGACTGTGACATCGTTCATGAAGCAATGGCCATCACTTGTGCAATACGAGTACGGATTTCGGGTCATACTTTTCACATACTGTTTGATCATAGTTTCTGGGTATCGGATGGGGAAACCGATCGGTAACCCGATCCCAACTTCCATGTATCGGCTGTACTCGATCGCGATCGGCGGGATCGTTGCAGTGTTGGTGAATGTGCTGATTTTGCCGATATGGGCTGGGGAGCAGTTGCACAAGGAGCTAGTTAGCAGCTTCAATGCAGTGGCTGACTCACTTGAAGGTAAACTACGTATTTACctaggggtgcaaacgagctCAACTTAGCTTTGAAGTCTACGAGCTCCGctaactcggctcgtttacgaaACGAGCCTAGAACACGAGCTCGGCTAGGCTTGTTTGTAAACAAGCTGAGCTTTTTTGAGCCTCCATAAACAAGTCGAGCCTATAAAAAAGAGTTGAGTTTTTCCGAGCAGAACTGAGCTTTAGAGTGTTGAGctcatctcattttttacacGAGCCCAAAAATTGAGCTCGAGCTGCTCGTGAGTAGCTCGATTCGTTTGTAGCCCTACTTCTGCCCTATGACtgggggtgtttccactaaaaaaaagactaaaaacttaacaaattttCCTAtcttgtttccactaacaacAAAGTTTTAGCATTTAACTATcttgttttcactaaaaaaattgccaacaaaaacttttttttctacTGTAACTATACTTACAAATCcattaacaacttattcactactggaaacaacttaacatttttcaacaacttattcactactgaaaacacctaacttctcaaccacaaataaaaatctacaaatttttcactataAGAAACACCCCCTTCGCTATGATAATTCGAATTTTtcaaataagccacagtggcttattttttgtccttattcaaatttttttcgtatcacttggcttattgtcatttttttggggattattgcatcctcacaacaagaggaatctaaaaagtaaaaaaatttgaccgaaatccaattttttttaaataaagacgaaaaaattagcttattgattttttttcgtctttattcaaaaaaaattggatttcggtcaaaaaaatttactttttagattcctcttgacgcgaggatgcaataatccccaaaaaaatgacaataagccaagtgatacgaaaaaaatttgaataaggacaaaaaataagccaaagtgacttatttgtccgaacacccctgTAGGTACATAAAATTTGTAAATTCAATCACGTGTCTAATATATCCCATCAATAAATCATGCCATAAGCATTGTGTTTACTTTTCAAAGCTCTTGTAAGAAAATATCATCTGGGTAATTGCAGAATGTGTGAGGAAGTATTTAGAAGACGACAGATCGGATAATCCGGAGTTCTCCAAGACTGTCATGGATGAGTTTCCAGATGAGCCTGCCTACCGGAAATGTCGATCCACTTTGAATTCCTCAGCGAAAATAGAATCCTTGGTACAGATACATGTATTTTGATCGATCTTTCAATTCAGAACTCTTTTACACCCAACAAATTAAGTATTTTTGGTAAGAAAAGCAATGATGATGATcttagtatttgttttttgtttttgtttttttgttttttttctggtTCAAATTGCAAAGGCTGTATCAGCTAAATGGGAGCCACCCCATGGAAGGTTTAGACACTTCTTCTATCCATGGTCTGAATATGTCAAAGTTAGTGCAGTGCTACGTTATTGTGCTTACGAGGTTATGGCTCTTCATGGTGTTCTTCACTCTGAAattcaggtctctctctctctctctctctctctctctctctctctctctctctctctctcccgcacATTTGTTCGGGACAGGCCACAAAACGTAGACCCCATGCCATTTGAGTGGTGGAAAAGACTTGTATAGAGCATTCTGCTGCTTAGGCAAGAAT is a window encoding:
- the LOC131315013 gene encoding aluminum-activated malate transporter 9-like → MNGKKGSFEINIPAIAKGKTRLETGKKSGEETGFLYLKDGIWSVWVFCKEDTNRVVFALKVGLAVLLVSLLILFRAPYEVFGESIIWSILTVAIMFEYTVGATFNRGFNRALGSLLAGILAIGVAQLALRTGRIAEPIIIGISIFIIGTVTSFMKQWPSLVQYEYGFRVILFTYCLIIVSGYRMGKPIGNPIPTSMYRLYSIAIGGIVAVLVNVLILPIWAGEQLHKELVSSFNAVADSLEECVRKYLEDDRSDNPEFSKTVMDEFPDEPAYRKCRSTLNSSAKIESLAVSAKWEPPHGRFRHFFYPWSEYVKVSAVLRYCAYEVMALHGVLHSEIQAPYNLRITFQTEIQDATSQAAELVRSLGKDVSNMERTLKTTLLKRVHSSTERLQSAIDMHSYLLTSNYEPPDNPSKPLPKLTHTLSSTLYDFSTESAELEKTTTPDQNQNPVSGTLPPPPQPQAESYHEMMRKQSRRLHSWPSREVDAFEEEGGFGADFIPTMKALESTAALSLATFTSLLIEFVARLDHLVEAVEELSKMAKFKHEVL